A section of the Anabaena cylindrica PCC 7122 genome encodes:
- the hpsO gene encoding hormogonium polysaccharide biosynthesis glycosyltransferase HpsO, whose translation MRILVASHTYIVDLNCEKLRALSRLQPGIEVTVVVPKLWKPGGVQNKIIESEYRDEGAFKIVPVSNFSQNHQGLLTFGADLITLLRKFRPQIIHVEQGSRGLAYTQMIILNQLLGLKAKNIFFTWWNLPYELKLPVALLEKFNLNNSDGIIAGNQDGAEILRQRGYNGKIKVMPQLGIDETLFTPQTQPELAAKLGINEGDFVVGFVGRFVPEKGLLTLLQSLVSLKNKSWKLLLLGRGDLKDELIKISAENNIQDRLIVVESVPHDEVAKYINLMSTLVLPSETTYKFKTLTAAGWKEQFGHVLIEAMACRVPVIGSDSGEIPYVIGDAGLIFPEGDIQALADCLLQLMEKPDLAENLGEFGYQKAMLKYTNKALAQQQFEFYQELVNSH comes from the coding sequence ATGAGAATCTTAGTTGCTAGTCATACTTATATCGTAGATTTGAATTGTGAAAAGTTACGCGCTTTATCACGACTACAACCGGGAATTGAAGTTACTGTTGTAGTTCCTAAACTTTGGAAACCAGGAGGGGTACAAAATAAAATTATTGAATCTGAATATCGTGATGAAGGTGCATTTAAAATAGTACCCGTATCTAATTTTAGTCAAAATCATCAAGGGCTGCTGACTTTTGGTGCTGATTTAATAACTTTGTTGCGAAAATTCCGCCCCCAAATTATTCATGTAGAACAAGGTTCTAGGGGTTTGGCTTATACACAAATGATAATTTTAAATCAACTATTAGGACTTAAAGCTAAGAATATATTTTTCACTTGGTGGAATTTGCCTTATGAATTGAAATTACCCGTTGCTTTATTAGAAAAATTTAATCTTAATAATAGCGATGGAATTATTGCTGGTAATCAAGATGGGGCAGAAATTTTACGTCAAAGGGGATATAACGGAAAAATTAAAGTTATGCCACAGTTAGGTATAGATGAAACTCTTTTTACTCCTCAAACACAACCAGAATTAGCTGCTAAATTAGGCATTAATGAAGGGGATTTTGTTGTTGGTTTTGTTGGTCGATTTGTACCAGAAAAAGGTTTATTAACTCTATTGCAATCATTGGTATCTTTAAAAAATAAATCTTGGAAATTATTACTATTAGGACGAGGAGATTTAAAAGATGAATTAATTAAAATATCAGCAGAAAATAATATTCAAGATAGACTGATTGTGGTAGAAAGTGTTCCCCATGATGAAGTGGCTAAATATATCAATTTAATGAGTACTTTAGTTTTGCCTTCAGAAACAACTTACAAGTTTAAAACCCTGACTGCTGCGGGTTGGAAGGAACAGTTTGGCCATGTTTTAATTGAAGCTATGGCTTGCAGAGTTCCTGTAATTGGTTCTGATTCTGGGGAGATTCCTTATGTAATTGGTGATGCTGGTTTGATTTTTCCTGAAGGTGATATTCAAGCTTTAGCTGATTGCTTATTGCAATTAATGGAAAAACCTGATTTGGCTGAAAATTTGGGTGAATTTGGTTATCAAAAAGCAATGCTTAAATATACAAATAAGGCTTTAGCTCAACAACAATTTGAATTTTATCAAGAATTGGTTAATAGTCATTAG
- the hpsP gene encoding hormogonium polysaccharide biosynthesis glycosyltransferase HpsP: MKILHIVPSISLIYGGPSQMVLGLAPALVKAGEEVTILTTDSNGDYGQKPLDVPLNRPIKQDGYDIIYFRCAPFRRYKFSLDLLIWLKIHAKNFDIAHIHALFSPVSSASALICRQQNLPYILRPLGTLDPADLRKKKLLKQLYVKILECGNLAGAAAIHFTSEQEAKISARFGVKTKDLVIPLGVIPPSEDGKNSVSNQWDIPSDKPVVLFMSRIDPKKGLDLLLPALEKLLNDGFKFHFILAGTNPQDPIYEQKIKSEIENSPLNVHTTITGFVTGEAKQSLLKAADLFVLPSYYENFGIAVAEAMVAGKPVVISDQVHIYQQVVDSESGWVGKTDVKSLVDLLKEALSNPQECQRRGVNAEKYALENFSWDAIAQQVIQAYQEIVADQKV, encoded by the coding sequence ATGAAAATATTACATATTGTTCCCTCAATTTCTTTAATTTATGGCGGTCCTAGTCAAATGGTATTAGGGTTAGCCCCAGCGTTAGTAAAGGCAGGTGAAGAAGTTACAATCCTTACAACAGATAGTAATGGCGATTATGGTCAAAAACCTCTTGATGTGCCTTTAAATCGCCCTATAAAGCAAGATGGTTATGATATTATTTACTTTCGTTGTGCGCCATTTCGCAGATATAAGTTTTCTCTTGATTTATTGATATGGTTAAAAATTCACGCTAAAAATTTTGATATTGCCCATATTCATGCTTTATTTTCTCCTGTTAGTAGTGCCTCAGCTTTAATTTGTCGGCAACAAAATTTACCTTATATTTTACGTCCTTTGGGAACTTTAGATCCGGCTGATTTAAGGAAGAAAAAACTATTAAAACAGCTTTATGTGAAGATTCTAGAATGTGGTAATTTAGCAGGTGCAGCAGCAATTCATTTTACTAGCGAACAAGAAGCGAAAATATCAGCAAGATTCGGCGTAAAAACTAAAGATTTAGTGATTCCTTTGGGTGTAATTCCTCCCTCGGAAGATGGGAAAAATTCAGTTAGTAACCAATGGGATATTCCTAGTGATAAACCTGTAGTTTTATTTATGTCTCGTATTGACCCAAAAAAGGGTTTAGATTTATTACTTCCTGCATTAGAAAAATTGTTAAATGATGGTTTTAAATTTCACTTTATTTTAGCGGGAACAAATCCTCAAGATCCAATTTATGAACAAAAAATTAAATCTGAAATTGAAAATTCACCACTAAATGTACACACAACAATTACTGGCTTTGTTACGGGTGAAGCCAAACAAAGTTTATTAAAAGCTGCGGATTTATTTGTTTTACCTTCTTACTATGAAAATTTTGGCATTGCGGTAGCTGAGGCAATGGTCGCAGGAAAACCAGTGGTTATTTCTGACCAAGTGCATATATATCAACAGGTTGTAGATAGTGAGTCGGGTTGGGTGGGGAAAACTGATGTAAAATCACTGGTGGATTTATTAAAAGAGGCTTTGTCAAATCCCCAAGAATGCCAGCGACGGGGAGTAAATGCCGAAAAATATGCCTTAGAGAATTTTAGCTGGGATGCGATCGCACAACAAGTAATTCAAGCTTATCAGGAAATTGTGGCAGACCAAAAAGTTTAG
- a CDS encoding peroxiredoxin — protein sequence MTLRLGDTVPNFTQASTHGDIDFYAWAGDSWVVLFSHPADFTPVCTTELGTVAKLKPEFDKRNVKAIALSVDDVDSHNGWVGDIEETQGTALNYPILADADKKVSDLYDMIHPNAAANITVRSVFVIDPNKKLRLSFTYPPSTGRNFDELLRVIDSLQLTDHYSVATPADWKDGEDCVIVPSLKDPEVLKEKFPKGYKEIKPYLRMTPQPNK from the coding sequence ATGACTCTCCGTCTTGGTGATACAGTACCCAACTTTACTCAAGCCTCAACACACGGTGATATTGATTTTTACGCATGGGCCGGTGATAGCTGGGTAGTGCTATTCTCCCACCCTGCTGACTTTACACCAGTTTGCACAACCGAATTAGGTACAGTAGCTAAACTGAAACCAGAATTTGATAAACGCAACGTAAAAGCGATCGCACTCAGCGTCGATGATGTAGACTCCCATAATGGTTGGGTGGGAGATATCGAAGAAACTCAAGGAACCGCCCTCAACTATCCCATTCTCGCAGATGCAGACAAAAAGGTTTCCGACCTTTATGACATGATTCACCCCAACGCAGCTGCAAACATTACAGTGCGTTCCGTCTTCGTTATCGACCCCAACAAAAAACTGCGTCTTAGCTTCACCTACCCCCCCAGTACAGGACGCAACTTTGATGAACTATTGCGAGTAATTGACTCTCTGCAATTAACTGATCATTACAGCGTCGCTACCCCCGCTGACTGGAAAGATGGAGAAGACTGCGTAATTGTTCCATCATTAAAAGATCCCGAAGTTCTCAAAGAGAAATTCCCCAAAGGTTACAAAGAAATCAAACCTTATTTACGCATGACACCCCAACCTAACAAATAA
- a CDS encoding Uma2 family endonuclease — MLSSPLILQMPSSMPMTDDQFFEFCQINRDLRIERNRFGEISIMSPAGSETGNREGNILGQLWVWSEKDGTGITFSSSTGFKLSTGADRSPDAAWIKLERWNTLTPEQQKKFAPICPDFVIELRSASDNLQPLKDKMTEYMQEPGIQLGLLIDRKNRQVYIYSPRQIEECLENPDTVSCDPILPGFILNMSKIW; from the coding sequence ATGCTATCATCCCCCTTAATATTGCAAATGCCATCTTCAATGCCAATGACAGACGATCAATTTTTTGAATTCTGTCAAATAAACCGTGATTTACGCATTGAAAGAAATAGATTTGGAGAAATATCAATCATGTCCCCCGCAGGTTCAGAAACAGGAAACCGAGAAGGTAACATCCTTGGACAATTGTGGGTATGGTCAGAAAAAGATGGTACAGGGATCACTTTTTCTTCCAGCACAGGTTTTAAACTCTCCACAGGTGCAGATCGTTCTCCTGATGCTGCTTGGATAAAATTAGAAAGATGGAATACACTCACACCAGAACAACAAAAAAAGTTTGCACCCATATGTCCTGATTTTGTCATTGAATTAAGGTCAGCTTCTGATAACCTGCAACCGTTAAAAGACAAAATGACGGAATATATGCAGGAACCAGGAATACAATTAGGTTTATTAATTGACCGCAAAAATCGCCAAGTTTATATTTATAGTCCTAGACAAATAGAGGAATGTTTAGAAAATCCTGATACTGTTAGCTGTGATCCTATTTTACCTGGATTTATTTTGAATATGAGTAAAATTTGGTAA
- a CDS encoding Uma2 family endonuclease produces the protein MLSSPLMLQMPSSMTDEQFFEFCQLNRDLRIERNKFGEISIMPPTGSETGSRNFNLAVQLGVWTEKDGTGIGFDSSTGFKLSTGADRSPDASWIKLERWNTLTPEQQKKFAPICPDFIIELRSASDKLQPLKDKMTEYMQEPGIQLGLLIDRKNRRVYIYRPEQIEECLENPDAVNCEPVLPGFVLSMGKIW, from the coding sequence ATGCTTTCATCTCCCTTAATGTTGCAAATGCCGTCATCAATGACAGATGAACAATTCTTTGAATTCTGTCAACTAAACCGTGATTTACGCATAGAGAGGAATAAATTTGGAGAAATATCAATTATGCCACCTACAGGTTCAGAAACAGGAAGCCGTAATTTCAACTTAGCTGTACAGCTAGGAGTTTGGACTGAAAAAGATGGTACAGGAATTGGTTTTGATTCCAGCACAGGTTTCAAACTCTCCACAGGTGCAGATCGTTCTCCTGATGCTTCCTGGATAAAATTAGAAAGATGGAATACACTCACACCAGAACAACAGAAAAAATTTGCACCTATTTGTCCTGATTTTATCATCGAATTAAGGTCTGCTTCTGATAAACTGCAACCGTTAAAAGACAAAATGACGGAATATATGCAGGAACCAGGAATACAATTAGGCTTATTAATTGACCGCAAAAATCGCCGAGTTTATATTTATCGTCCTGAACAAATAGAAGAATGTTTAGAAAATCCTGATGCTGTTAATTGCGAACCTGTTTTACCGGGATTTGTTTTGAGTATGGGGAAAATTTGGTAG
- a CDS encoding type II toxin-antitoxin system HigB family toxin has translation MYLNEIHHSPLIACGEGVGGGVLVSHSTENRYKIASKAKWSNLVEVQQVFPKAEAVGNFTVFNIKGNKYRLIVSIDYEGQLIYIKYILTHAEYDKDNWKNDPYF, from the coding sequence ATGTATTTAAATGAAATACATCATAGCCCCCTCATCGCTTGCGGGGAGGGGGTTGGGGGTGGTGTTCTTGTATCTCACTCAACCGAGAACCGCTATAAGATTGCTAGTAAAGCTAAATGGTCAAACTTAGTCGAAGTGCAACAGGTTTTTCCGAAAGCTGAAGCTGTTGGGAATTTTACAGTTTTCAATATTAAAGGGAATAAATACCGATTAATTGTTAGCATAGATTACGAAGGTCAATTAATTTATATTAAATATATCCTCACTCACGCAGAATACGATAAGGATAATTGGAAAAATGACCCTTACTTTTAA
- a CDS encoding helix-turn-helix domain-containing protein, producing the protein MTLTFNPEKYKELLTAYLPKIIKTEAENEEALAIVEDLMHRERSPEEDELYQLLITLIEKFEQEYYQINQQNNPQSMLLFLLDDSGKNKVDLQVFLGSESLVDNILNGKQKINIELSQKLGEFFNVEASLFHE; encoded by the coding sequence ATGACCCTTACTTTTAATCCAGAAAAATACAAAGAATTATTAACTGCGTATCTTCCCAAAATTATCAAGACTGAAGCAGAAAATGAAGAAGCTTTAGCCATTGTGGAAGATTTAATGCACCGGGAACGCAGCCCTGAAGAAGATGAACTTTATCAATTGCTAATTACTTTAATAGAAAAATTTGAACAAGAATATTATCAGATTAATCAACAAAATAATCCTCAATCTATGTTATTATTCCTTTTGGATGATTCTGGTAAAAATAAAGTTGATTTACAAGTTTTTTTGGGTTCAGAAAGCTTGGTTGATAATATTTTAAATGGAAAGCAGAAAATAAATATAGAATTATCCCAAAAACTTGGAGAATTTTTTAATGTAGAAGCAAGTTTATTTCATGAGTAG
- a CDS encoding tetratricopeptide repeat protein yields MNIGCCLIDLWEIEDAIKIFEEGCIFISNNINIIDNQYILESWCLLAFLNSHLGFNQKASEFAEKAYSKLVLTECSGWSAWSQGYGLLFLGLTYKNLHSNKESFEMYDRAISFAEQSNYTQVTAKALTGLAELYRIQGDFETALFHHSESIELLDKIGAKCDLAEAYYQLGLTYQKMGETENSHTNFNEAIRLFNEMEALKQVEKVEKAKIQN; encoded by the coding sequence GTGAATATAGGTTGTTGTCTAATAGATTTATGGGAAATAGAAGACGCTATTAAAATTTTTGAAGAGGGCTGTATTTTTATTTCTAATAATATAAATATTATTGACAACCAATATATCTTAGAATCATGGTGTCTTTTGGCTTTTCTGAACTCACATTTGGGCTTTAACCAGAAAGCATCTGAATTCGCAGAAAAAGCTTATAGTAAACTAGTATTAACTGAATGCAGTGGATGGAGTGCATGGAGTCAAGGATATGGACTATTATTTCTTGGCTTAACATATAAAAATTTACATAGTAACAAAGAATCTTTTGAAATGTATGACAGAGCAATATCTTTTGCTGAACAAAGTAATTACACTCAGGTAACGGCTAAAGCTTTAACTGGTTTAGCAGAACTATACCGAATACAAGGTGATTTTGAAACAGCACTTTTTCATCATTCAGAATCAATAGAACTATTAGATAAAATTGGTGCTAAATGTGATTTAGCAGAAGCATATTATCAATTAGGCTTAACATATCAAAAAATGGGTGAAACCGAAAACAGCCACACCAACTTTAATGAAGCTATCCGACTATTCAATGAAATGGAAGCACTCAAGCAAGTTGAGAAAGTGGAAAAAGCGAAAATCCAAAATTAA